The DNA window CAGTATCAGCCGGAATAGCTTCAACCGTCTTTTCTATAACTACTTTTTCTTCAGGAACAGGAGTCTGTTCAACAGCTTTTTCAGTAACAGGATTGCTGATTATTACTTTATCCACCTTTGCTATTGCATCGTGCTTTTCAATAACAGGTGCAGATGCTTTGCTTAATAAGGAAGAAGCTTCTTTATGAGGAGCGAACATCCAAACCGCAGCCGAGCAAGCAAATAATATCAGAAAAATGGCTGCTGCAGCAATAAACAATATAGAATAAAGCTTTCTTGGAGAAGGTTTGGATAATTCTTTTTCCAGATCTTCCCACATGTCCTCTTGCAACGGAATTTCGTATTTCTTCAGTCGCGAGTGAAACAGTTCGGTTAATTCATCTTCATCTTTCTTCATTGCGGATAAATTCTTTAATTTTCTTAGCTAACATACTTTTTGCTCTATGAAGTTGTGAAGTGGATGAATGTTCATTGATGTGAAGTAAAGCAGCAATTTCTTTGTGAGACTTTTCTTCGAACACGAATAAGTTGAACACTGTACGATAGCCAGCAGGCAACTCTGTCACAAAAAGCATTAGCTGTGAATCCGAAATGTCTTCATACAATTCTTTTTCGGGTAGTTCAATCACATCCGGCAATTCTTCTTCCTGAACAAAAACTTCCTGCATTTTTTTCTTTTGCTGCAAGTAGTCCAATGAAAGGTTTGCCATCACTCTGCTCATCCATAACTCTAAAGAGCCATTCCCACGATAATCAAATTTTGAAATCGATTTGTAGATTTTAATAAAACCATCGTGGAGAATATCATGCGCAACGTCTATATCGCCTGTATAGCGATAACAAACTGCAAGTAGTTTCTTAGAATAAAGAGTGTAAAGTTCCTTTCGGGCAGCATTATCACCTGTCCGACAACCTTTAACCAATTCTAATTCCTCTTTCAACTTACTCTAGTTTTGTATAGACGTATTTGCGTTGTCTATATATATAACTCCGTGAATTTATAAATGCTGCATGAGAAAATAAAAAATAATTCTCCTACACTATTTTTCTATAACAAACAAAAGTAAAAGAAGTTTCTGTATTAACCTAATATGGTGGACGAAAACATGTGATTCAATAGACGAATAGGCCAAATAAACCAGATAAACA is part of the uncultured Bacteroides sp. genome and encodes:
- a CDS encoding sigma-70 family RNA polymerase sigma factor, which produces MKEELELVKGCRTGDNAARKELYTLYSKKLLAVCYRYTGDIDVAHDILHDGFIKIYKSISKFDYRGNGSLELWMSRVMANLSLDYLQQKKKMQEVFVQEEELPDVIELPEKELYEDISDSQLMLFVTELPAGYRTVFNLFVFEEKSHKEIAALLHINEHSSTSQLHRAKSMLAKKIKEFIRNEER